One Actinomycetota bacterium genomic window, ACCGCCCAGTGCGCGCGCTGCCTCAAGGACTTCGAGCTGGATCTGTCCGGCGAGGTGGAGGGCTTCTACGTGCGCCACGGCCACGACCGCGACCTGCCCGACGACCAGGAGTTCGGATACGTGGAGGACGGCGCGGTGGATCTCGGGGCGGCGATCGAGTCCGCGCTCGCGCTGGAGGCGCCGTTCGCGCCCCTCCACTCGGCCGACTGCAAGGGCCTGTGCCCGGAGTGCGGCGCGGACCTCAACGAGGGTCCGTGCGCGTGTCCGCGTGACGAGGACGCCGACGGCCCGTTCGCTGCGCTTCAAGGCTACGACACCGGCGAGGCGGAGGCGGATGCCGGCGACGAGTGACTCCGGCGGAATGCTCCCGGGCCGGGTTCACTCGCCTCGCCGGCCTGTGCTATCATGCGCAACCGCGCCCGGGGGCTCCCGGGGCGCGCACGGTTCGACAAGGACGGCCGACAGCTGCGGCCGAGAACGAGGAAGGCTGCACCATGCCGGTACCGAAGAGGAAGACCAACCGCCGCTCGCGCGACACGCGCCGCGCCACGCACAACCTCGAGGCGCCCGCGGCATCGCTCTGCCCGCAGTGCCATGCGCCGAAGCTCCCGCACCGCGTCTGTGCCTCCTGCGGCTACTACAAGGGCAAGGAAGTCGTCGACACCGAGTAGCGCCCGAGGCGCCGACGAGCTCGGTGTGGTGATCGACTGACCCCGTCACGTCTCGAAGGGAAACCCGTGCCCGAGGAGGTCACGCTCGTCGTCGACGCGGTCGGCGGCGACTTCGCACCCGCGGCCGTGCTCGACGGCGTCACGGCGGCACTCGCGGCGGACCCGGCGCTGACAGTGCTCCTCGCAGGGCCCGCGGACGTGGTCGAGCCGTACTGTGCCGGCCGCGATAGGGCGACGGCGATGGTCTGTCCCGAGGTCATCGCAATGGGCGAGCACCCGGCCCAGGCCGTGCGCTCCAAGCGCGACTCGTCGATCGTCGCCGGCTGCCGCGCAGTGAAGGAGGGGAGGGCGCACG contains:
- a CDS encoding DUF177 domain-containing protein, with protein sequence MGSLTVDVTPILEVTGGSVDVETGYDIPSLVVGDETFTARGPVSVAATVTNTGAGFVASGSVTFPATAQCARCLKDFELDLSGEVEGFYVRHGHDRDLPDDQEFGYVEDGAVDLGAAIESALALEAPFAPLHSADCKGLCPECGADLNEGPCACPRDEDADGPFAALQGYDTGEAEADAGDE
- a CDS encoding 50S ribosomal protein L32, producing the protein MPVPKRKTNRRSRDTRRATHNLEAPAASLCPQCHAPKLPHRVCASCGYYKGKEVVDTE